A region of Micromonospora sp. WMMD882 DNA encodes the following proteins:
- a CDS encoding PhoX family phosphatase, whose protein sequence is MSERRRLLPLLGANRHGSRDSMTCLYRCGNACDHPVPNTSDNPYLGDLVRGEVSRRGVVRAGAVGALVLGVGGSLAGAGAASAAPAAPELPEVENFAAPAAGEPTGGGALTFKAVPPNKLDTFVVPNGYDHSVVIRWGDEVVPGAPELDVRRQTAARQSKQFGYNNDFVGVLPLDRKGKRALLVVNHEYTNEELMFPGFTSHDALDVEQVKAAMAAHGLSVVELERVGDTGEYRVVTKGARKYNRRITALATKFELTGPAAGSAWLRTAADPKGRTVVGTLNNCAGGVTPWGTVLSGEENFNQYFVGGDAAPADLKPKLARYGIDTTNRYPSGSRKWDRADERFDLARHPNEAHRHGWIVEVDPFDPEGRPRKHTALGRFKHEGANVIVARSGHVVAYLGDDERFDYLYKFVSDKKYRPGNSWQAREHNLTLLESGTLYVAKLDYTSADEIDGSGKLPTDGAFNGRGTWIRLVSGDRSYVDGMTAADVLTFTRLAGDKVGATKMDRPEDVEPSLRTGKVYVALTNNTNRGTGSNPKADEANPRTANRHGHILELVEDRGDNTAGTFAWSLPIVCGDPADPATYFSGYDKSKVSPISCPDNVAFDSAGNLWISTDGNALGSNDGLFATPVEGPEKGHLKQFLTVPIGAETCGPFITGDDRSVFVAVQHPGEISGASIDNPASNWPDGDFAKPGVVVTWRLDGRHIGA, encoded by the coding sequence ATGAGCGAACGACGCCGGCTGCTTCCCCTGCTGGGCGCCAACCGCCACGGCAGCCGCGACTCGATGACCTGCCTGTACCGGTGCGGCAACGCCTGTGACCACCCGGTGCCCAACACCTCCGACAACCCGTACCTCGGTGACCTGGTACGGGGTGAGGTCTCCCGCCGTGGCGTGGTCCGTGCCGGCGCGGTCGGCGCGCTGGTGCTGGGCGTCGGCGGCTCGCTGGCCGGCGCCGGCGCGGCCTCGGCCGCGCCCGCCGCCCCGGAGCTGCCCGAGGTGGAGAACTTCGCCGCCCCCGCCGCCGGTGAGCCGACCGGCGGCGGCGCGCTCACCTTCAAGGCCGTCCCGCCGAACAAGCTGGACACCTTCGTCGTGCCGAACGGGTACGACCACTCGGTGGTGATCCGCTGGGGTGACGAGGTCGTGCCGGGCGCGCCCGAGCTGGACGTGCGCCGCCAGACCGCGGCCCGTCAGTCGAAGCAGTTCGGCTACAACAACGACTTCGTCGGCGTGCTCCCGCTGGACAGGAAGGGCAAGCGGGCGCTGCTCGTGGTCAACCACGAGTACACCAACGAGGAGCTGATGTTCCCCGGCTTCACCAGCCACGACGCGCTCGACGTCGAGCAGGTGAAGGCGGCCATGGCCGCGCACGGGCTCTCCGTGGTGGAGCTGGAGCGGGTCGGCGACACCGGCGAGTACCGGGTGGTCACCAAGGGCGCCCGGAAGTACAACCGGCGGATCACCGCGCTGGCCACGAAGTTCGAGCTGACCGGCCCGGCCGCCGGGTCGGCGTGGCTGCGGACGGCGGCGGACCCGAAGGGCCGCACCGTCGTCGGCACGCTCAACAACTGCGCCGGCGGGGTGACCCCGTGGGGCACCGTGCTCTCCGGCGAGGAGAACTTCAACCAGTACTTCGTCGGCGGCGACGCCGCCCCGGCCGACCTGAAGCCGAAGCTGGCCCGGTACGGCATCGACACCACCAACCGGTACCCGTCGGGCAGCCGGAAGTGGGATCGGGCCGACGAGCGGTTCGACCTGGCCAGGCACCCCAACGAGGCGCACCGGCACGGCTGGATCGTCGAGGTCGACCCGTTCGACCCGGAGGGCCGCCCGCGCAAGCACACCGCGCTGGGCCGGTTCAAGCACGAGGGCGCGAACGTCATCGTGGCGCGCAGCGGCCACGTCGTCGCGTACCTGGGTGACGACGAGCGGTTCGACTACCTCTACAAGTTCGTCTCCGACAAGAAGTACCGGCCGGGCAACTCCTGGCAGGCCCGCGAGCACAACCTGACCCTGCTGGAGTCGGGCACGCTGTACGTGGCGAAGCTGGATTACACCAGCGCCGACGAGATCGACGGCTCCGGGAAGCTGCCGACCGACGGCGCGTTCAACGGCCGGGGCACCTGGATCAGGCTGGTCAGCGGCGACCGCTCGTACGTCGACGGGATGACCGCCGCGGACGTGCTCACCTTCACCCGGCTCGCCGGGGACAAGGTCGGCGCGACCAAGATGGACCGTCCGGAGGACGTCGAGCCGAGCCTGCGCACCGGCAAGGTGTACGTGGCCCTGACCAACAACACCAACCGGGGCACCGGCAGCAACCCGAAGGCGGACGAGGCCAACCCGCGTACCGCCAACCGGCACGGGCACATCCTGGAGCTGGTCGAGGACCGGGGCGACAACACCGCCGGCACGTTCGCCTGGTCGCTGCCGATCGTCTGCGGCGACCCGGCCGACCCGGCGACCTACTTCTCCGGGTACGACAAGTCGAAGGTCTCGCCGATCTCCTGCCCGGACAACGTCGCCTTCGACAGCGCCGGCAACCTGTGGATCTCCACCGACGGCAACGCGTTGGGCAGCAACGACGGCCTTTTCGCCACCCCCGTCGAGGGGCCGGAGAAGGGCCACCTGAAGCAGTTCCTCACCGTGCCGATCGGCGCGGAGACCTGTGGCCCGTTCATCACCGGCGACGACCGGTCGGTGTTCGTGGCGGTGCAGCACCCCGGTGAGATCAGCGGGGCGTCCATCGACAACCCGGCCTCGAACTGGCCGGACGGCGACTTCGCCAAGCCGGGCGTCGTGGTCACCTGGCGTCTCGACGGCCGCCACATCGGCGCCTGA
- a CDS encoding IclR family transcriptional regulator C-terminal domain-containing protein, with product MRDPLAEPSDLIRSVSRALRVLEAVGRAPKGLTVKQIARRCELTVATTYHLVRTLAYEGYVIRREDGTYIVGLEIADRYRELVTAFRGPAVVGETLRRAAVDSGHSHFLGRFVGGQVAITAVAEGARSPYLEDLVPGFDEAAHATALGKALLATLTSEQRFRYLREYGMRPFTAATLTTPEAFESDLATGDRRGMQLELGQFRQGVACAAVLVAPDKDIERRVVLACALPAGEMMTSARVVRAKLLAVARSVADGIATEH from the coding sequence GTGCGCGACCCCCTAGCGGAACCTTCCGATCTCATCCGCAGCGTCTCCCGCGCGCTACGGGTCCTGGAGGCGGTCGGTCGCGCTCCGAAAGGCCTGACGGTCAAGCAGATCGCCCGACGCTGCGAGTTGACGGTGGCCACCACCTACCATCTCGTCCGGACCCTGGCCTACGAGGGCTACGTGATCCGGCGGGAGGACGGCACGTACATCGTCGGGCTGGAGATCGCCGACCGGTACCGGGAGCTCGTCACCGCGTTCCGGGGCCCGGCGGTCGTCGGCGAGACACTCCGGCGGGCGGCCGTCGACAGCGGTCACAGCCACTTCCTCGGCCGGTTCGTCGGCGGCCAGGTGGCGATCACGGCGGTGGCCGAGGGCGCGCGGTCGCCGTACCTGGAGGATCTGGTGCCCGGCTTCGACGAGGCCGCGCACGCGACGGCGTTGGGCAAGGCGCTGCTGGCCACGCTCACCAGCGAGCAGCGCTTCCGCTACCTGCGGGAGTACGGCATGCGGCCGTTCACCGCCGCCACCCTGACCACGCCCGAGGCGTTCGAGAGCGACCTGGCCACCGGGGACCGGCGCGGCATGCAGTTGGAGCTGGGCCAGTTCCGGCAGGGGGTGGCCTGCGCGGCGGTGCTCGTCGCGCCGGACAAGGACATCGAGCGGCGGGTGGTGCTGGCCTGCGCGCTGCCGGCCGGCGAGATGATGACCTCCGCCCGGGTGGTCCGGGCCAAGCTGCTCGCGGTGGCCCGCAGCGTCGCCGACGGCATCGCCACCGAACACTGA
- a CDS encoding MFS transporter codes for MTEPARSRPRPADAAPSTRPARVGVGAVTTTVACVLPVFLVGGLAVQMGEDLRFTPAGLGVAVAVYFGVSALASIPSGRLVERYGPSRVARAGVGLAAGCLLAIAAFARSFPVLVALLAVGAAANALGQLASNASLARHVPARRQGLSFGVKQAAVPVATLLAGMAVPAVALTVGWRWAFVVAAGAALAALGAVPAREPGPTRRSGGERGRPTTTLVLIGVAATLAAAAANALGTFLVDSAATRGLDPGLAGLTLTLGSAVCVLARVAGGWLADRRAGGHVGLIAGQLGVGALGLALLAVPGTGPLVAGVVLGFGLGWAWPGVMNFAVVRLHPGAPATATSITQTGVYAGGCLGPLTLGPLAGGFGYPVMWLVAAVAMLLAALLMLTATRALPRP; via the coding sequence ATGACCGAGCCCGCGCGCAGCCGCCCCCGCCCTGCCGACGCCGCCCCGTCCACCCGCCCGGCGCGGGTCGGTGTCGGCGCGGTCACCACCACCGTGGCCTGCGTGCTGCCGGTCTTCCTGGTCGGTGGCCTGGCCGTGCAGATGGGCGAGGACCTCCGGTTCACCCCGGCCGGGCTGGGCGTGGCGGTCGCCGTCTACTTCGGCGTCAGCGCGCTCGCCTCGATCCCGTCCGGGCGGCTCGTCGAACGGTACGGCCCCAGCCGGGTCGCCCGCGCCGGCGTCGGCCTGGCCGCCGGCTGCCTGCTCGCCATCGCCGCGTTCGCCCGGTCGTTCCCCGTGCTGGTCGCCCTGCTGGCGGTGGGGGCCGCCGCCAACGCCCTCGGCCAGTTGGCCAGCAACGCCAGCCTGGCCCGGCACGTGCCCGCCCGACGGCAGGGGTTGTCGTTCGGCGTCAAGCAGGCCGCCGTGCCGGTCGCCACGCTGCTGGCCGGCATGGCGGTGCCCGCCGTCGCGTTGACCGTCGGCTGGCGGTGGGCGTTCGTCGTCGCGGCGGGCGCGGCGCTGGCCGCCCTGGGCGCCGTACCCGCACGGGAGCCCGGCCCGACCCGGCGGTCCGGCGGCGAACGGGGGCGACCCACCACGACGCTCGTCCTGATCGGGGTGGCCGCCACCCTGGCCGCCGCCGCCGCGAACGCGCTCGGCACGTTCCTGGTCGACTCGGCGGCCACCCGCGGCCTGGACCCCGGACTGGCCGGACTGACCCTCACCCTGGGCAGCGCGGTGTGCGTGCTGGCCCGGGTGGCCGGCGGCTGGCTGGCCGACCGGCGGGCCGGCGGACATGTCGGGCTGATCGCCGGTCAGCTCGGGGTGGGCGCGCTGGGTCTGGCGCTGCTCGCCGTGCCGGGCACCGGGCCACTGGTGGCCGGCGTGGTGCTCGGCTTCGGGCTGGGCTGGGCGTGGCCCGGCGTGATGAACTTCGCGGTGGTCCGACTGCACCCGGGCGCCCCGGCCACCGCCACCTCGATCACCCAGACCGGCGTGTACGCGGGCGGCTGCCTCGGCCCGCTGACGCTCGGCCCGCTGGCCGGCGGGTTCGGCTACCCGGTGATGTGGCTCGTGGCGGCCGTCGCCATGCTGCTGGCCGCCCTGCTGATGCTGACCGCGACCCGCGCCCTGCCGCGCCCCTGA
- a CDS encoding polyprenyl synthetase family protein: protein MVEGVETAAGQRTGATGSGSRRSRPSAGQFDSLGLYLADPRIEASVLGLLETVEVELRASVASADPLVGEAARHLMEAGGKRFRPLLVALGAQFGDPTGPQVVPAAVVMELTHLATLYHDDVMDEAAVRRGAPSANSRWTNSVAILVGDYLFARAADIAADLGTEAVRLQARTFARLVHGQIAETVGPRAGDDPVRHYLHVIAEKTGSLIATSARFGGMFGGAPAAHVDALAGYGETIGLAFQLSDDLLDISSESVQSGKTPGTDLREGVPTLPVLYALASDDADPASARLREILATGPLTDDDLHAEALGLLRESPALKRARETVRSYAEEARERLAPLPDVPARRALQSLCDFVADRTS, encoded by the coding sequence ATGGTTGAGGGCGTGGAGACAGCGGCTGGCCAGCGAACAGGCGCCACCGGCTCCGGCAGCCGCCGGAGTCGGCCGAGCGCGGGTCAATTCGACTCGCTCGGGCTCTATCTTGCCGACCCCCGGATCGAGGCGTCCGTGCTCGGGCTGCTCGAAACGGTCGAGGTCGAGCTGCGGGCGAGCGTGGCGAGCGCCGATCCGCTCGTCGGCGAGGCCGCCCGGCACCTGATGGAGGCCGGCGGGAAGCGGTTCCGGCCGCTGCTGGTGGCGCTGGGCGCCCAGTTCGGTGATCCGACCGGCCCGCAGGTCGTCCCGGCCGCCGTGGTGATGGAGCTCACCCACCTGGCGACGCTCTACCACGACGACGTGATGGACGAGGCGGCCGTCCGGCGGGGCGCGCCGAGCGCGAACTCCCGCTGGACGAACTCGGTGGCCATCCTGGTCGGCGACTACCTCTTCGCCCGGGCCGCCGACATCGCCGCCGACCTGGGCACCGAGGCGGTACGCCTGCAGGCGCGCACCTTCGCCCGGCTGGTGCACGGCCAGATCGCCGAGACGGTGGGCCCCCGGGCCGGTGACGACCCGGTCCGGCACTACCTGCACGTGATCGCCGAGAAGACCGGCTCGCTGATCGCCACCTCCGCCCGCTTCGGCGGCATGTTCGGCGGCGCGCCCGCCGCGCACGTCGACGCCCTGGCCGGGTACGGCGAGACGATCGGGCTGGCCTTCCAGCTCTCCGACGACCTGCTCGACATCTCCTCCGAGTCGGTGCAGTCCGGCAAGACCCCGGGCACCGACCTGCGCGAGGGCGTACCCACCCTGCCGGTGCTGTACGCGCTCGCCTCGGACGACGCCGACCCCGCCTCGGCGCGGCTGCGGGAGATCCTGGCCACCGGTCCGCTCACCGACGACGACCTGCACGCCGAGGCGCTGGGTCTGCTCCGGGAGTCCCCGGCCCTGAAGCGGGCCCGGGAGACCGTCCGCAGCTACGCCGAGGAGGCCCGCGAGCGGCTCGCTCCGCTGCCCGACGTGCCGGCCCGCCGGGCCCTGCAGTCCCTCTGCGACTTCGTCGCCGACCGCACGAGCTGA
- the nuoN gene encoding NADH-quinone oxidoreductase subunit NuoN produces the protein MTEQLKLPSIEYLGLLPILVMLGAALLGVLVEAFVPRRGRHPVQLLLALVSVVVAFVAVIFADDRRGITIGGAIAVDGPTLFLQGGILVLAGVALLLIGERTVERGGAFVAQAAVTAESADDRRQAEGQNGTTEVFPLTTFAIAGMLIFVAANDLLTMFIALEVFSLPLYLLCALARRRRLLSQEAAMKYFLLGAYASAFFLFGVALVYGFTAGLPNRPAGVDLDTVAVAVSESTSSRVLLFAGIALISIGLLFKAAAAPFHVWTPDVYQGAPTPVTGFMAACTKVAAFGALLRIFHVAFGGAAWDFTPVLGAVAVLTMLVGAVLAVTQTDIKRLLAYSSIANAGYLLVGVLAPGSGGLSGTMFYLVAYGFSVLAAFALVTLVRDADGEATHLSRWAGLGRRSPLYAALFTFVLLAFAGIPLTSGFTSKFAVFGPALEGGQAWLVIAGVLTSMVLAFPYLRVVVMMWLSEPGDATPTVTVPGGLTAAALMIGVAATLLLGVLPGPLLDLADGAAQFIR, from the coding sequence GTGACCGAGCAGCTCAAGTTGCCGTCTATCGAGTATCTGGGGCTTCTGCCGATCCTGGTGATGCTGGGCGCGGCCCTGCTCGGCGTGCTGGTGGAGGCGTTCGTGCCCCGCCGGGGCCGGCACCCGGTCCAGCTTCTGCTCGCGCTGGTGTCGGTGGTGGTCGCGTTCGTGGCGGTGATCTTCGCCGACGACCGCCGGGGCATCACCATCGGCGGGGCGATCGCGGTGGACGGGCCGACGCTCTTCCTCCAGGGCGGCATCCTGGTCCTCGCCGGGGTGGCGCTGCTGCTGATCGGCGAGCGGACCGTGGAGCGGGGTGGCGCGTTCGTCGCGCAGGCCGCGGTCACCGCCGAGTCGGCCGACGACCGGCGGCAGGCGGAGGGGCAGAACGGGACGACCGAGGTCTTCCCGCTGACCACCTTCGCCATCGCCGGCATGTTGATCTTCGTGGCGGCGAACGACCTGCTGACCATGTTCATCGCGCTCGAGGTCTTCTCGCTGCCGCTGTACCTGCTCTGCGCGCTGGCCCGTCGGCGCCGGCTGCTCAGCCAGGAAGCCGCGATGAAGTACTTCCTGCTCGGCGCGTACGCCTCGGCGTTCTTCCTGTTCGGCGTGGCGCTGGTGTACGGCTTCACGGCCGGTCTGCCGAACCGGCCGGCCGGGGTGGACCTGGACACCGTCGCGGTGGCGGTGAGCGAGTCGACGTCCAGCCGGGTGCTGCTCTTCGCCGGCATCGCGTTGATCTCCATCGGCCTGCTGTTCAAGGCGGCGGCGGCGCCGTTCCACGTCTGGACGCCGGACGTCTACCAGGGCGCGCCGACCCCGGTCACCGGGTTCATGGCGGCCTGCACCAAGGTGGCCGCGTTCGGCGCGCTGCTGCGCATCTTCCACGTGGCGTTCGGCGGGGCGGCCTGGGACTTCACCCCGGTGCTGGGCGCGGTGGCGGTGCTCACCATGCTGGTCGGGGCGGTGCTGGCGGTCACCCAGACCGACATCAAGCGGCTGCTGGCGTACTCGTCCATCGCCAACGCCGGCTACCTGCTGGTCGGCGTGCTCGCGCCGGGCAGCGGTGGTCTCTCCGGCACGATGTTCTACCTGGTCGCGTACGGCTTCTCGGTGCTGGCCGCGTTCGCTCTGGTCACCCTGGTCCGGGACGCCGACGGCGAGGCCACCCACCTGTCCCGCTGGGCGGGGCTGGGCCGGCGTTCGCCGCTCTACGCCGCGCTGTTCACGTTCGTCCTGCTGGCCTTCGCCGGCATCCCGCTGACCAGCGGTTTCACCAGCAAGTTCGCGGTCTTCGGCCCGGCGCTGGAGGGCGGGCAGGCGTGGCTGGTGATCGCCGGCGTGCTGACCAGCATGGTGCTGGCCTTCCCGTACCTGCGGGTCGTGGTGATGATGTGGCTCTCCGAGCCGGGTGACGCCACCCCGACGGTGACCGTGCCCGGCGGGCTGACCGCCGCCGCCCTGATGATCGGGGTGGCCGCCACGCTGCTGCTGGGCGTTCTTCCGGGCCCGCTGCTCGACCTGGCCGACGGGGCCGCGCAGTTCATCCGATGA